The following are encoded together in the Salvia hispanica cultivar TCC Black 2014 chromosome 6, UniMelb_Shisp_WGS_1.0, whole genome shotgun sequence genome:
- the LOC125197453 gene encoding early nodulin-20-like: MAVTKVLSMVMFAFLLGFALAQSPSSAPSPSNSRASTPSSAPIPSPAPSTFTAPPPPKASSPSPSPAGIFSPPAPPPSTASPSPSFTVSPSDGGAPSPSKNAAVLNAAGSAAAAVGLFALILVA, from the coding sequence ATGGCGGTTACTAAAGTTTTATCCATGGTGATGTTTGCATTCCTGCTAGGCTTCGCCTTGGCGCAGTCTCCTTCCAGTGCTCCGTCGCCTTCCAATTCCAGAGCTTCGACGCCTTCCAGCGCTCCGATCCCTAGCCCCGCCCCTTCGACTTTCAcggctcctcctcctcccaaGGCATCGTcgccttctccttctccagCGGGAATCTTCTCACCGCCAGCTCCCCCGCCGTCGACCGCCTCTCCCTCGCCATCCTTCACCGTGTCTCCATCCGACGGTGGCGCTCCATCGCCCTCCAAAAACGCTGCTGTACTCAACGCAGCAGGATCCGCAGCCGCTGCTGTTGGTTTATTCGCCCTCATTTTGGTTGCTTGA